In Mytilus edulis chromosome 7, xbMytEdul2.2, whole genome shotgun sequence, a single genomic region encodes these proteins:
- the LOC139481927 gene encoding uncharacterized protein, whose translation MAAPSQSCGVCDLRHITKPCIVWCTECDEGLCSECKEHHSLSKSSRSHSVIPIAEYLKLPADVLKITQYCSKHDEKFQIYCQKHECPCCSKCIVESHKVCQDIVNLDDVIQNAKTSNAFSEIEETLVEVTENLQKIRQHQQNNLLTFKEKRKEIEKELKKTRMKINNHLDKLQEDLMKQLIELEEKENSKICQLMASLEKKEKEIGECQNSLLNIKKHATDLQMFLSIKQIEEDIYSKDKKLQALVEGKEQYTLSYQINTSIQNIISDIRSFGEVRIESKPCDIVLIKKKARQAQLMIPIVPTKSIENIKLTVHKSIDTQGNTIFGCCILPDDRLVFTYYSVKQLKVYSNKGSKDFEIKMSCKPFDIVYIREDNTLAVSSNNPSTITIINLETKQMMKSIALGSEIYGIDLKDNQLIYSGKDKGIRMINLNDESISDLVREAMASGCYTATFRDNIYHTNNATYTVTCYNLHGKLLWTFHNESVLKSPHGIDVDNDGNVFVVGYISNNVVVISSDGKRHREILTVSDGLDNPISLHYSGTTNQLLVANYNNSKAFLLNCT comes from the coding sequence ATGGCTGCACCATCTCAAAGCTGTGGTGTTTGTGACCTCCGTCACATCACAAAACCATGCATAGTCTGGTGTACAGAATGTGACGAGGGACTATGTTCAGAATGCAAGGAACACCATAGTTTGTCTAAGTCATCGAGAAGCCACAGTGTGATACCTATTGCCGAATACCTGAAACTGCCAGCGGATGTACTAAAAATTACTCAGTATTGTAGCAAACACGACGAAAAGTTTCAGATATACTGTCAAAAGCATGAATGTCCCTGCTGCAGCAAGTGTATCGTAGAAAGCCACAAAGTATGCCAGGATATTGTCAATTTAGATGACGTCATTCAAAATGCAAAAACTTCCAATGCATTTAGCGAGATAGAGGAAACATTAGTTGAAGTAACAGAAAATCTACAGAAAATTCGCCAGCATCAACAGAACAATCTGTtgacttttaaagaaaaaagaaaagaaatcgaAAAAGAACTAAAGAAAACTAGAATGAAGATCAACAACCACCTCGACAAACTACAAGAAGATTTAATGAAACAACTCATCGAGCtcgaagaaaaagaaaactcTAAAATTTGTCAGTTAATGGCCTCGCTAgagaagaaagaaaaagaaataggAGAATGCCAAAATAGCCTATTGAACATCAAGAAACACGCAACAGATCTTCAAATGTTTCTCTCAATTAAGCAAATAGAAGAGGACATTTATAGCAAAGACAAAAAATTGCAGGCTCTTGTAGAAGGCAAGGAACAGTATACTCTTTCATATCAGATCAACACCTCTATCCAGAATATCATATCCGATATCAGAAGTTTTGGGGAAGTGCGTATTGAATCTAAACCATGCGACATAGTTCTGATCAAGAAGAAGGCCAGACAAGCCCAATTGATGATTCCAATCGTTCCAACAAaatctatagaaaatataaagctAACGGTACACAAGTCCATCGACACTCAGGGAAATACTATTTTCGGATGTTGCATACTTCCAGATGATAGATTGGTATTTACTTACTACTCGGTCAAACAATTAAAAGTTTACAGCAATAAAGGATCAAAAGACTTTGAGATCAAGATGTCGTGTAAACCATTTGATATAGTATACATTAGAGAAGACAATACATTGGCTGTATCATCTAATAATCCAAGTACTATTACCATAATTAACCTGGAGACGAAACAAATGATGAAATCAATTGCATTGGGTTCTGAAATTTATGGCATAGACCTGAAAGATAATCAATTGATTTACTCGGGGAAAGACAAAGGTATACGAATGATCAATTTAAACGATGAGTCTATAAGTGACTTAGTCCGAGAAGCAATGGCCAGTGGTTGCTACACTGCAACATTTAGGGACAATATATATCATACAAACAATGCAACATACACTGTGACATGTTATAACCTACATGGTAAACTACTATGGACATTCCATAACGAAAGCGTTCTGAAGTCTCCTCATGGTATTGATGTAGATAATGATGGTAATGTGTTCGTGGTTGGGTACATATCGAACAACGTTGTAGTTATCTCCTCTGATGGAAAAAGACATAGAGAAATATTGACCGTAAGTGATGGTCTTGATAATCCAATTTCACTTCATTATAGTGGAACAACGAATCAGTTGCTAGTGGCGAACTACAACAATAGCAAagcttttttgttaaattgtacttga